Proteins from a single region of Primulina tabacum isolate GXHZ01 chromosome 5, ASM2559414v2, whole genome shotgun sequence:
- the LOC142546586 gene encoding uridylate kinase PUMPKIN, chloroplastic — protein MALSNSFCRPIASSAPLCFSRTTAPVFVGFQSSCYHTVIKCCSSEKGPNSDPVNFRQKQLSSMSMPPFGVTMNDNSSSKPLYKWQRVLLKVSGEALAGDQTQTIDPKITMAIAKEVASVTRLGIEVAIVVGGGNIFRGASWAGSSGLDRSSADYIGMLATVMNAIFLQSTMESMGIPTRVQTAFRMSEVAEPYIRRRAVRHLEKGRVVIFAAGTGNPFFTTDTAAALRCAEINAEVVLKATNVDGVYDDDPRCNQNARLLDNLTYQDVTSKELSVMDMTAITLCQENNIPVVVFNLNKSGNISKAIRGEKVGTFIGGTQSTTAART, from the exons ATGGCTCTTTCAAACTCCTTTTGCCGCCCCATTGCCTCTTCGGCGCCACTATGTTTTTCGAGAACTACGGCCCCAGTGTTTGTGGGATTTCAGAGCTCTTGCTATCATACAGTTATCAAATGTTGCTCTTCTGAAAAGGGTCCCAACTCAGACCCTGTGAATTTCAG GCAAAAACAATTATCTTCAATGTCTATGCCTCCTTTTGGTGTAACGATGAATGATAATAGCTCATCCAAACCATTATATAAATGGCAACGGGTGTTGCTTAAAGTAAGCGGGGAGGCACTTGCAGGCGATCAAACACAAACTATAGATCCAAAG ATCACTATGGCCATTGCAAAGGAAGTTGCATCTGTTACTCGGCTTGGGATTGAG GTGGCAATCGTGGTTGGCGGAGGAAATATCTTCCGGGGAGCCTCTTGGGCAGGGAGCAGTGGTCTTGATCGCTCATCTGCAGATTATATTGG GATGTTAGCAACTGTCATGAACGCGATATTTTTGCAATCAACGATGGAGAGCATGGGCATCCCAACAAGAGTTCAGACCGCATTTCGCATGTCAGAAGTGGCTGAGCCATACATTAGAAGAAGAGCTGTTCGGCATTTAGAGAAAGGAAGAGTTGTAATTTTTGCAGCTGGAACTGGGAATCCCTTCTTCACAACCGATACTGCTGCAGCACTTCGGTGTGCAGAGA TTAATGCGGAAGTGGTGCTGAAAGCTACCAATGTGGATGGAGTTTATGACGATGATCCTAGGTGTAATCAAAATGCACGACTACTAGATAACTTAACCTACCAAGATGTAACTTCAAAGGAACTGTCTGTAATGGACATGACTGCCATTACTTTGTGCCAAGAAAACAACATTCCTG TTGTAGTGTTTAACCTCAACAAATCGGGAAACATATCGAAAGCCATTAGGGGAGAGAAGGTTGGCACATTCATTGGAGGGACTCAGAGTACAACAGCAGCTAGGACTTGA
- the LOC142546588 gene encoding protein trichome berefringence-like 7, producing the protein MERMSSFNRSVSFKQRTANIGSPRFSRKSRMSPLFHALIIMGWLVSFFLAVGCGYMYVLPNLTHSFHVPEDRFMNFSGSDNTCDVFDGNWVLDHGYPLYNASECPFVEQGFNCLANGRMDEDYLKWRWKPKNCDIPRVNVQVILEKLRNKRVVFVGDSMSRTQWESLICFLMSGLEDKESAYEVNGSKITKQIRFLGVRFSSFNFTVEFYRSVFLVQHNWAPKHAPKRVRSTLKLDKLDSISKEWIDSDVLIFNSGQWWVPGKLVGTGCYFQFGKTLKLGMPIVGAYKTALQTWASWVDKMINPKRTRVFFRTFEPSHWRNVTLRQCNVTKLPLLEVTKDSANPFSSMVLEVVKNMAVPVTVIHVTPMSSFRSDAHVGNWGDMPSLSDCSHWCLPGVPDMWNEIVLSYLLGIFEQDSECENSLQNCG; encoded by the exons ATGGAAAGAATGAGTAGTTTTAATAGAAGTGTTTCCTTTAAACAAAGGACTGCTAATATTGGAAGTCCAAGATTTAGTAGAAAGAGTAGGATGTCACCTCTATTTCATGCTCTGATTATAATGGGATGGTTGGTTTCCTTCTTCTTGGCTGTGGGCTGTGGATACATGTATGTTTTGCCAAATCTTACGCATTCATTTCATGTTCCGGAGGATAGATTTATGAATTTCAGTGGTTCCGATAATACGTGTGATGTATTTGATGGAAATTGGGTTCTGGATCATGGTTACCCATTGTACAATGCTTCAGAATGTCCTTTTGTAGAGCAAGGATTCAATTGTCTAGCTAATGGTCGGATGGATGAAGATTATCTGAAATGGAGGTGGAAACCAAAGAATTGTGATATTCCAAGAGTTAATGTGCAGGTTATTTTGGAAAAGCTACGGAATAAAAGAGTTGTTTTTGTTGGTGATTCAATGAGTAGAACACAGTGGGAATCTTTGATATGTTTTTTAATGTCCGGCTTGGAAGATAAGGAGAGTGCTTATGAAGTTAACGGGAGCAAAATAACAAAGCAAATTAGATTCTTGGGTGTAAGGTTCAGTTCCTTTAATTTCACCGTTGAGTTTTACAGATCGGTTTTCCTTGTACAACATAACTGGGCGCCTAAACATGCACCAAAGAGAGTTAGATCAACCCTTAAGTTGGACAAGTTGGATAGTATCAGTAAGGAATGGATTGATTCAGATGTTCTGATTTTCAATTCGGGTCAGTGGTGGGTCCCGGGAAAGCTTGTTGGGAC GGGATGCTATTTCCAGTTTGGAAAGACTTTAAAGCTTGGAATGCCAATTGTTGGTGCTTACAAAACTGCCTTACAAACTTGGGCATCTTGGGTTGATAAAATGATTAATCCGAAAAGAACCCGAGTTTTCTTTCGAACATTTGAGCCATCTCACTGGAG GAATGTGACTTTACGGCAATGCAATGTGACTAAGTTGCCGCTTTTAGAAGTCACGAAAGACAGTGCAAATCCATTTTCAAGTATGGTACTGGAAGTGGTGAAAAATATGGCCGTTCCTGTTACTGTTATTCACGTAACTCCAATGTCATCTTTTCGAAGCGATGCACATGTTGGGAATTGGGGTGACATGCCTTCTTTATCTGACTGTAGCCACTGGTGTCTACCTGGAGTACCTGATATGTGGAACGAGATAGTCCTTTCCTATTTGCTCGGTATCTTTGAACAAGATTCTGAGTGCGAGAATTCG CTTCAGAACTGTGGGTAA
- the LOC142546587 gene encoding O-fucosyltransferase 38 isoform X1, which translates to MVNNRGSYQRNLFSSRNRNSSFLSVVLYVVLLFVLSISIFIIYSKDILEEDEKSIPLLRVEKSKSGQQKDDKLWEAPRNHRLRPCSKPTSKYKATSAGSHYITVRSNGGLNQMRTGIADMVAVARIMNATLVIPQLDKRSFWQDSSTFSDVFDELHFVNTLQQDVVIVKELPKELESVPRARKHFTSWSGVSYYEEMRQLWKDYQIIHVAKSDSRLANNDLPLDIQRLRCRALYHALRFAPSIERLGKKLVERLRFRAKRYIALHLRYEKDMLSFTGCTYGLTDTESKELRVMRENMNHWKIKNINSTEQRIGGFCPLTPKEVGVFLQALGYRPSTLIYIAAGEVYGGDSHLSELKSLFPNIVFKEMLATQEELKTFSNHASQSAALDYIISIESDVFIPSHSGNMARTVEGHRRYIGHRKTITPDRKGLVELFDKLEDGKLGLSSLSRLVKKLHQNRYGAPRRREGAPPGIKGRARLRLEESFYQNPLPECICNSEDAGR; encoded by the exons ATGGTTAACAATAGAGGATCATATCAGAGGAACCTATTTTCATCAAGAAACAGAAATTCATCGTTTTTATCAGTTGTGTTGTACGTGGTGCTTTTATTTGTTCTTTCCATCTccattttcatcatatacagcAAAGATATACTGGAGGAAGATGAAAAGAGTATTCCCCTTCTTAGAGTGGAGAAGTCCAAATCCGGGCAG CAGAAAGATGATAAACTATGGGAAGCTCCTCGTAATCACCGTTTAAGACCATGTTCTAAACCTACCAGTAAATATAAAG CAACCTCAGCTGGGAGTCACTATATAACAGTGAGGAGCAATGGCGGGCTAAATCAAATGCGCACTGGG ATAGCTGATATGGTGGCTGTGGCACGCATTATGAATGCTACACTTGTGATTCCTCAATTAGACAAGCGTTCATTCTGGCAGGATTCAAG TACATTCTCTGATGTATTTGATGAACTCCATTTTGTCAATACATTACAACAAGATGTGGTGATTGTGAAGGAACTTCCTAAGGAATTAGAATCAGTTCCTCGAGCTAGGAAGCACTTCACTTCATGGTCTGGTGTGAGTTACTATGAGGAAATGAGACAACTCTGGAAGGACTATCAG ATAATTCATGTGGCAAAATCAGACTCTAGGCTTGCAAACAACGACCTGCCTCTAGACATTCAGAGATTGAGATGTCGCGCTCTATATCATGCTCTCCGTTTTGCTCCTTCCATTGAGAGACTTGGAAAG AAGCTAGTGGAGCGGCTGAGATTCCGTGCAAAAAGATACATTGCGCTGCATCTGAGATATGAGAAAGATATGCTATCTTTTACTGGCTGTACATATGGTCTTACTGATACAGAATCCAAGGAGCTCAGAGTGATGAG ggaAAATATGAATCATTGGAAGATTAAGAATATTAACTCAACCGAACAGAGAATTGGTGGTTTCTGCCCTTTAACTCCCAAGGAGGTTGGCGTATTTCTTCAAGCTCTTGGTTACCGTCCATCTACATTGATATATATTGCTGCTGGTGAAGTTTATGGTGGCGACTCTCACCTTTCAGAGCTCAAATCTCTATTTCCAAACATAGTATTCAAG GAAATGCTTGCAACCCAGGAAGAACTGAAAACATTTTCTAATCACGCCTCACAAAGTGCAGCACTTGATTACATCATTAGTATAGAAAGTGATGTTTTTATTCCATCTCATTCGGGTAACATGGCGAGAACTGTTGAAGGTCATCGTCGATACATAGGGCACAGAAAAACAATCACTCCAGACAG GAAAGGTCTAGTTGAATTATTTGATAAACTAGAAGATGGAAAGCTCGGATTATCGTCTTTGTCCCGTCTTGTGAAGAAACTTCATCAGAATAG GTACGGCGCACCTAGAAGAAGAGAAGGAGCTCCTCCAGGAATCAAGGGCCGAGCACGACTCAGGCTGGAGGAATCCTTCTACCAAAACCCGCTCCCTGAATGCATATGTAACTCAGAAGATGCAGGCAGGTGA
- the LOC142546587 gene encoding O-fucosyltransferase 38 isoform X2, with protein sequence MVNNRGSYQRNLFSSRNRNSSFLSVVLYVVLLFVLSISIFIIYSKDILEEDEKSIPLLRVEKSKSGQKDDKLWEAPRNHRLRPCSKPTSKYKATSAGSHYITVRSNGGLNQMRTGIADMVAVARIMNATLVIPQLDKRSFWQDSSTFSDVFDELHFVNTLQQDVVIVKELPKELESVPRARKHFTSWSGVSYYEEMRQLWKDYQIIHVAKSDSRLANNDLPLDIQRLRCRALYHALRFAPSIERLGKKLVERLRFRAKRYIALHLRYEKDMLSFTGCTYGLTDTESKELRVMRENMNHWKIKNINSTEQRIGGFCPLTPKEVGVFLQALGYRPSTLIYIAAGEVYGGDSHLSELKSLFPNIVFKEMLATQEELKTFSNHASQSAALDYIISIESDVFIPSHSGNMARTVEGHRRYIGHRKTITPDRKGLVELFDKLEDGKLGLSSLSRLVKKLHQNRYGAPRRREGAPPGIKGRARLRLEESFYQNPLPECICNSEDAGR encoded by the exons ATGGTTAACAATAGAGGATCATATCAGAGGAACCTATTTTCATCAAGAAACAGAAATTCATCGTTTTTATCAGTTGTGTTGTACGTGGTGCTTTTATTTGTTCTTTCCATCTccattttcatcatatacagcAAAGATATACTGGAGGAAGATGAAAAGAGTATTCCCCTTCTTAGAGTGGAGAAGTCCAAATCCGGGCAG AAAGATGATAAACTATGGGAAGCTCCTCGTAATCACCGTTTAAGACCATGTTCTAAACCTACCAGTAAATATAAAG CAACCTCAGCTGGGAGTCACTATATAACAGTGAGGAGCAATGGCGGGCTAAATCAAATGCGCACTGGG ATAGCTGATATGGTGGCTGTGGCACGCATTATGAATGCTACACTTGTGATTCCTCAATTAGACAAGCGTTCATTCTGGCAGGATTCAAG TACATTCTCTGATGTATTTGATGAACTCCATTTTGTCAATACATTACAACAAGATGTGGTGATTGTGAAGGAACTTCCTAAGGAATTAGAATCAGTTCCTCGAGCTAGGAAGCACTTCACTTCATGGTCTGGTGTGAGTTACTATGAGGAAATGAGACAACTCTGGAAGGACTATCAG ATAATTCATGTGGCAAAATCAGACTCTAGGCTTGCAAACAACGACCTGCCTCTAGACATTCAGAGATTGAGATGTCGCGCTCTATATCATGCTCTCCGTTTTGCTCCTTCCATTGAGAGACTTGGAAAG AAGCTAGTGGAGCGGCTGAGATTCCGTGCAAAAAGATACATTGCGCTGCATCTGAGATATGAGAAAGATATGCTATCTTTTACTGGCTGTACATATGGTCTTACTGATACAGAATCCAAGGAGCTCAGAGTGATGAG ggaAAATATGAATCATTGGAAGATTAAGAATATTAACTCAACCGAACAGAGAATTGGTGGTTTCTGCCCTTTAACTCCCAAGGAGGTTGGCGTATTTCTTCAAGCTCTTGGTTACCGTCCATCTACATTGATATATATTGCTGCTGGTGAAGTTTATGGTGGCGACTCTCACCTTTCAGAGCTCAAATCTCTATTTCCAAACATAGTATTCAAG GAAATGCTTGCAACCCAGGAAGAACTGAAAACATTTTCTAATCACGCCTCACAAAGTGCAGCACTTGATTACATCATTAGTATAGAAAGTGATGTTTTTATTCCATCTCATTCGGGTAACATGGCGAGAACTGTTGAAGGTCATCGTCGATACATAGGGCACAGAAAAACAATCACTCCAGACAG GAAAGGTCTAGTTGAATTATTTGATAAACTAGAAGATGGAAAGCTCGGATTATCGTCTTTGTCCCGTCTTGTGAAGAAACTTCATCAGAATAG GTACGGCGCACCTAGAAGAAGAGAAGGAGCTCCTCCAGGAATCAAGGGCCGAGCACGACTCAGGCTGGAGGAATCCTTCTACCAAAACCCGCTCCCTGAATGCATATGTAACTCAGAAGATGCAGGCAGGTGA
- the LOC142546587 gene encoding O-fucosyltransferase 38 isoform X3 — protein sequence MVNNRGSYQRNLFSSRNRNSSFLSVVLYVVLLFVLSISIFIIYSKDILEEDEKSIPLLRVEKSKSGQQKDDKLWEAPRNHRLRPCSKPTSKYKATSAGSHYITVRSNGGLNQMRTGIADMVAVARIMNATLVIPQLDKRSFWQDSSTFSDVFDELHFVNTLQQDVVIVKELPKELESVPRARKHFTSWSGVSYYEEMRQLWKDYQIIHVAKSDSRLANNDLPLDIQRLRCRALYHALRFAPSIERLGKKLVERLRFRAKRYIALHLRYEKDMLSFTGCTYGLTDTESKELRVMRENMNHWKIKNINSTEQRIGGFCPLTPKEVGVFLQALGYRPSTLIYIAAGEVYGGDSHLSELKSLFPNIVFKEMLATQEELKTFSNHASQSAALDYIISIESDVFIPSHSGNMARTVEGHRRYIGHRKTITPDRKGLVELFDKLEDGKLGLSSLSRLVKKLHQNRK from the exons ATGGTTAACAATAGAGGATCATATCAGAGGAACCTATTTTCATCAAGAAACAGAAATTCATCGTTTTTATCAGTTGTGTTGTACGTGGTGCTTTTATTTGTTCTTTCCATCTccattttcatcatatacagcAAAGATATACTGGAGGAAGATGAAAAGAGTATTCCCCTTCTTAGAGTGGAGAAGTCCAAATCCGGGCAG CAGAAAGATGATAAACTATGGGAAGCTCCTCGTAATCACCGTTTAAGACCATGTTCTAAACCTACCAGTAAATATAAAG CAACCTCAGCTGGGAGTCACTATATAACAGTGAGGAGCAATGGCGGGCTAAATCAAATGCGCACTGGG ATAGCTGATATGGTGGCTGTGGCACGCATTATGAATGCTACACTTGTGATTCCTCAATTAGACAAGCGTTCATTCTGGCAGGATTCAAG TACATTCTCTGATGTATTTGATGAACTCCATTTTGTCAATACATTACAACAAGATGTGGTGATTGTGAAGGAACTTCCTAAGGAATTAGAATCAGTTCCTCGAGCTAGGAAGCACTTCACTTCATGGTCTGGTGTGAGTTACTATGAGGAAATGAGACAACTCTGGAAGGACTATCAG ATAATTCATGTGGCAAAATCAGACTCTAGGCTTGCAAACAACGACCTGCCTCTAGACATTCAGAGATTGAGATGTCGCGCTCTATATCATGCTCTCCGTTTTGCTCCTTCCATTGAGAGACTTGGAAAG AAGCTAGTGGAGCGGCTGAGATTCCGTGCAAAAAGATACATTGCGCTGCATCTGAGATATGAGAAAGATATGCTATCTTTTACTGGCTGTACATATGGTCTTACTGATACAGAATCCAAGGAGCTCAGAGTGATGAG ggaAAATATGAATCATTGGAAGATTAAGAATATTAACTCAACCGAACAGAGAATTGGTGGTTTCTGCCCTTTAACTCCCAAGGAGGTTGGCGTATTTCTTCAAGCTCTTGGTTACCGTCCATCTACATTGATATATATTGCTGCTGGTGAAGTTTATGGTGGCGACTCTCACCTTTCAGAGCTCAAATCTCTATTTCCAAACATAGTATTCAAG GAAATGCTTGCAACCCAGGAAGAACTGAAAACATTTTCTAATCACGCCTCACAAAGTGCAGCACTTGATTACATCATTAGTATAGAAAGTGATGTTTTTATTCCATCTCATTCGGGTAACATGGCGAGAACTGTTGAAGGTCATCGTCGATACATAGGGCACAGAAAAACAATCACTCCAGACAG GAAAGGTCTAGTTGAATTATTTGATAAACTAGAAGATGGAAAGCTCGGATTATCGTCTTTGTCCCGTCTTGTGAAGAAACTTCATCAGAATAG GAAATAA
- the LOC142546590 gene encoding uncharacterized protein LOC142546590: protein MDAIESINDLTVQDPPGEDFYSADLIWKKLGNGEPYDDVALIPYERVDAFIIGECLNVECPTRFHIERGRKRDSGSLKEFKDDEYLEYRMYWCSFGPENYGEGGDILPSRRYRLNTRNRAARPQSMRGCTCHFIVKRLYARPSLALLIYNERRHVNKSGFVCHGPLDRDAIGPGAKKIPYVCSEIQQQTMSMIYLGIPEENVLEKHIEGIQRYCGPDEKVKSLASQYVQKLGMIIKRSTHELDLDDQASIRLWVERNKKSTFFYRDMPDSDPFVLGIQTEWQLQQMIRFGHQNFIAVDSTFGIKRLKYPLCTILVFDSRQHALPVAWVITRSIAKPDVTKWVKALVDRVHSVDPGWKANGFLIDDAAAEIDPIREIFSCPILFSLWRVRRSWLRHIVKKCSNIEVQREIFKRLGQIVYSIWGGMDLTAALDDFCLDFVDQVSFVQYFKASWIPKIEMWLSSMKTLPIASQEASGAIEAYHVKLKTKLYDDSHLGFLQRVDWLVHKLTTELHSSYWLDRFADESDSFQNVKDEYIASTSWHRALQIPDSSVTLDDKDCLFAKVLSMKDSNLTRVVWNPGSEFAHCDCEWSSLGNLCKHVIKVNMICENMQSYQSSMSLQSYKNILTDIWEKPMDDSVDLDISTAWTYQMLDQIQKLVELNNSADIGDLVNNMPLKWLAKKARTVCSRPPSTLALHVSSKSNTSNAASRKKSRKRKRLSRLR, encoded by the exons ATGGACGCAATTGAATCCATCAATGATCTTACAGTGCAAGATCCACCGGGGGAAGACTTCTATTCAGCTGATTTGATTTGGAAGAAGCTTGGAAATGGAGAGCCATACGATGATGTTGCACTGATTCCTTATGAGCGAGTTGATGCTTTTATTATTGGAGAATGCTTGAATGTTGAGTGCCCGACTAGGTTCCACATTGAAAGAGGGCGAAAACGAGATAGTGGGAGCTTAAAGGAATTCAAAGatgatgagtatttggagtaTAGGAT GTATTGGTGTTCATTTGGGCCTGAGAACTATGGAGAAGGAGGAGATATATTACCGAGTAGAAGATATCGCTTGAACACTCGAAATCGTGCTGCTAGACCTCAATCTATGCGGGGTTGTACATGCCATTTCATTGTGAAGCGTCTTTATGCTCGTCCGTCTCTTGCACTTCTTATTTATAACGAGAGGCGTCATGTAAATAAATCTGGTTTTGTGTGCCACGGGCCTTTAGATAGAGATGCAATAGGTCCTGGAGCCAAGAAAATTCCATATGTTTGCAGCGAGATTCAACAACAAACTATGTCAATGATATACCTTGGTATACCTGAGGAAAATGTGTTGGAGAAACACATTGAGGGGATTCAACGTTACTGTGGTCCTGACGAAAAAGTCAAAAGCCTGGCTTCTCAATATGTGCAGAAACTTGGGATGATTATCAAGCGTTCCACGCATGAGTTGGATCTAGATGATCAAGCCAGCATTCGATTATGGGTAGAACGCAACAAGAAGTCTACTTTCTTTTATCGAGATATGCCAGATTCAGACCCATTTGTTTTGGGAATACAAACAGAATGGCAGTTGCAGCAAATGATTCGTTTTGGCCATCAAAATTTTATAGCTGTTGATTCAACATTTGGAATAAAGAGGCTGAAG TACCCTTTGTGCACTATTCTTGTGTTTGACTCGAGGCAACATGCACTTCCTGTTGCTTGGGTCATTACCCGCAGTATTGCTAAGCCAGATGTGACTAAATGGGTGAAAGCACTAGTAGACCGAGTTCATTCAGTTGACCCTGGGTGGAAGGCCAATGGGTTCTTGATCGATGATGCTGCAGCAGAAATTGACCCCATAAG GGAGATATTTTCTTGCCCAATACTATTTTCCCTTTGGCGTGTTCGTAGATCGTGGCTAAGGCATATTGTTAAGAAATGTTCCAACATTGAAGTTCAGAGGGAGATATTTAAACGCCTCGGGCAAATAGTGTACAGCATCTGGGGTGGAATGGATCTTACTGCAGCTTTAGATGATTTTTGTCTGGACTTTGTCGATCAGGTTTCCTTTGTTCAATACTTCAAGGCATCTTGGATTCCTAAAATCG AAATGTGGCTTTCATCAATGAAGACACTTCCTATTGCAAGTCAGGAAGCATCTGGTGCCATCGAAGCATATCATGTGAAATTGAAAACTAAACTATACGATGATTCACATCTTGGTTTCCTCCAGAGGGTCGATTGGCTAGTTCATAAATTGACAACCGAGCTACACTCGAGCTACTGGCTTGACCGTTTTGCCGATGAAAGTGATTCTTTTCAAAATGTGAAGGATGAATATATTGCTTCCACTTCTTGGCATCGTGCTCTTCAAATCCCAGACTCTTCCGTTACTTTAGATGATAAGGATTGTCTTTTTGCCAAGGTTTTGAGTATGAAAGACAGCAACCTCACACGGGTGGTTTGGAATCCTGGGTCTGAATTTGCACATTGTGATTGCGAGTGGTCATCACTAGGAAATCTCTGCAAGCATGTTATCAAAGTTAATATGATCTGTGAAAATATGCAGAGCTATCAATCTTCCATGTCGTTGCAGTCGTATAAGAATATCCTAACAGATATTTGGGAAAAACCAATGGATGATTCTGTTGATTTGGACATTTCTACTGCCTGGACATACCAAATGCTCGATCAAATTCAAAAGCTTGTTGAATTGAATAATTCAGCTGATATTGGCGATTTAGTAAACAATATGCCATTGAAATGGCTTGCTAAAAAAGCCAGAACAGTGTGTAGCAGGCCACCCTCAACTCTTGCTTTACACGTAAGCTCCAAGAGTAACACAAGCAATGCTGCATCTCGTAAAAAGAGTAGAAAAAGGAAGAGATTGTCTCGTTTGAGGTGA
- the LOC142546592 gene encoding photosystem I reaction center subunit N, chloroplastic-like — protein sequence MATMNSNILACNFAISGPEINSKINLSPCLATPARKMPVIKAQQVDSSDSGRRAALLGLGAAIFTAAVSTCSANAGVIDDYLEKSKANKELNDKKRLATSGANFARAYTVQFGTCKFPENFTGCQDLAKQTKVPFLSDDLELECEGKDKYKCGSNVFWKW from the exons ATGGCCACCATGAACTCCAACATTCTGGCCTGCAACTTTGCCATTTCAGGGCCGGAGATCAACTCCAAGATCAATTTGTCTCCCTGCTTGGCCACCCCGGCTCGAAAAATGCCCGTGATCAAAGCCCAACAGGTTGACAGTAGTGACTCAGGTCGAAGAGCTGCCCTTCTTGGCCTAGGCGCCGCCATTTTCACCGCTGCTGTCTCCACTTGCTCCGCCAATGCAGGCGTAATCGATGATTATTTGGAGAAGAGCAAGGCCAACAAG GAACTGAACGACAAGAAGAGACTGGCAACTAGCGGGGCGAACTTTGCTCGAGCGTACACAGTTCAGTTTGGAACATGCAAGTTCCCGGAGAACTTCACTGGCTGCCAAGATCTTGCCAAGCAAACG AAAGTGCCATTTCTTAGCGATGATTTGGAGTTGGAATGTGAAGGGAAAGACAAATACAAGTGTGGTTCCAATGTGTTCTGGAAATGGTGA
- the LOC142546591 gene encoding uncharacterized protein LOC142546591, which translates to MAITSDFRFWEDRAPIHRQSFGYSSGDYVEFRVQNHHDQDQFSAINSPPLWTKVPKNISTLEAKSPFLPHDHHYSSCLSPTSRLRAILDGKRELMEMIKDLPESSSELSLKDIIEDHGEVKEVVLVEEKKTDIHYKIGKRIIQRNDNKKKNKSSKIHRAESMESGVFLLKMFLPAALTISKKRSDSRKWSINNGPEPAPEGSDKSQISTKWWKIMFIFLRDYKNRINIRRNSSEMDCFKDRLVGGTDMSCQWSLCIHMKRSSSGQRVYLFCFSFIMLTMYIYGST; encoded by the exons ATGGCAATCACAAGTGATTTCAGGTTCTGGGAAGACAGAGCACCGATTCATCGACAAAGTTTCGGCTATTCGAGTGGCGACTATGTCGAATTTCGGGTTCAAAATCACCATGATCAAGATCAATTCAGTGCCATCAATTCTCCACCATTATGGACAAAAGTTCCCAAGAATATTTCAACTCTTGAAGCTAAATCTCCATTCCTGCCTCACGATCACCACTACAGCAGCTGTTTATCGCCGACTTCCCGTTTGCGAGCAATCTTGGATGGTAAACGAGAGCTCATGGAGATGATCAAAGACTTGCCAGAATCGTCCTCCGAGCTCTCCTTGAAAGATATCATTGAAGATCATGGAGAAGTGAAGGAAGTGGTATTGGTAGAGGAGAAGAAAACAGATATTCATTATAAAATCGGAAAAAGAATCATCCAACGGAATGATAATAAGAAGAAGAACAAAAGCAGTAAAATTCACAGAGCCGAGAGCATGGAGAGTGGGGTTTTCTTGCTGAAAATGTTCCTGCCTGCAGCTTTGACCATTTCCAAGAAGAGATCAGATTCAAGAAAATGGTCAATCAATAATGGTCCGGAGCCGGCTCCCGAGGGATCTGACAAATCACAAATTAGTACAAAATGGTGGAAGATTATGTTTATATTCCTACGAGATTACAAGAACAGAATAAATATCCGCAGAAACTCTAGTGAGATGGATTGCTTTAAAGACAG ATTGGTTGGTGGTACCGACATGTCTTGCCAATGGTCGTTGTGCATTCATATGAAACGCAGTTCAAGCGGACAAAGAGTCTATCTATTTTGCTTCTCTTTTATCATGTTAACCATGTATATTTATGGTTCTACGTAG
- the LOC142544776 gene encoding uncharacterized protein LOC142544776, translated as MYLEAIEFSDLFCCQLEEETSMRVEEEVRKRVEAKLGSEEVGLEIERRIEEGRKKLFDDAKAQLQREKEAALAEARQKEWYWIYDLMLELRDSLQGIGLRFKQKEVTCTYLGRMC; from the exons ATGTATCTCGAAGCTATTGAATTTTCCG ACCTATTCTGTTGTCAATTAGAAGAAGAAACTTCAATGAGAGTGGAGGAAGAAGTTCGTAAAAGGGTCGAGGCGAAATTGGGTTCTGAAGAAGTCGGGTTAGAAATAGAAAGGCGAATTGAAGAAGGTCGAAAGAAGCTCTTTGATGATGCTAAAGCTCAACTTCAAAGAGAAAAGGAAGCAGCTCTTGCTGAGGCAAGGCAGAAAGAA TGGTACTGGATCTATGATTTAATGTTAGAACTTCGAGACTCACTGCAAGGGATTGGTTTAAGGTTCAAGCAAAAGGAGGTTACTTGCACGTACTTAGGACGGATGTGCTAA